A single window of Liolophura sinensis isolate JHLJ2023 chromosome 6, CUHK_Ljap_v2, whole genome shotgun sequence DNA harbors:
- the LOC135467557 gene encoding heparanase-like has translation MAVRDVYTCLCLGSLLIQSVQVAGLEVTVQTDRVVSVTSERFVSITLDAGNLVNHWKGFDPRSSLAIRLARALYPAYLRVGGTPGDSLIFSTGNKHQDTNFPNCTLSTTTWDELNQFATQANLSLIFGLNSLYRSGTAWDPANAIELMKYSADKGYVLDLELGNGYFNFSSSYYMNGHEAKAADFIDASRLDSFIPDMTEAQEILRNLSHGTQKFWVGETSSAYGGGVSGVSDTFIAGFMWLDKLGLAAYYGTEVVLRQAFVGGHYGLLDYSNGVFSVNPDYWLTVLYKNLVGQIVLSTGIKDEKLRIYSHCTSSRSGYGLGAITFYAMNLYNTSMNMSFPQFRGIDLHVYELTSGDDTTLVSRKVNLNGKPLELISGQLPPLPPKIVSSEVPLPPFSFAFIVVPNSGAAACMGT, from the exons ATGGCCGTGCGGGATGTTTATACGTGCCTGTGTCTAGGCTCTCTGCTGATCCAGTCCGTACAAGTGGCGGGCTTGGAAGTGACCGTGCAGACGGACCGTGTGGTGTCCGTAACCAGTGAGAGGTTTGTCAGTATCACGCTGGATGCAGGCAATCTTGTGAACCATTGGAAGGGTTTCGACCCTAG ATCATCGTTGGCGATCAGGCTGGCCAGAGCTCTTTACCCTGCCTACCTGAGGGTTGGGGGAACACCAGGGGATTCCCTCATCTTCTCTACAGGAAATAAACACCAGGACACAAACTTTCCTAACTGCACACTTTCCA CCACAACGTGGGATGAACTGAACCAGTTTGCCACACAGGCCAACCTAAGCCTGATTTTTGGTCTAAACAGCCTGTATCGTTCTGGAACAGCTTGGGATCCAGCAAATGCAATTGAACTAAtgaaatactcagctgacaagGGCTACGTTCTGGATTTGGAGTTAGGCAATG GATATTTTAATTTCTCTTCCAGTTATTATATGAATGGACACGAAGCCAAAGCCGCGGACTTTATAGACGCGTCTAGACTGGACAGTTTCATCCCAGATATGACAGAAGCGCAGGAAATTCTTCGTAACCTGTCTCACGGTACACAGAAATTCTGGGTGGGAGAAACTAGTTCAGCCTACGGGGGTGGTGTTTCAGGAGTGTCCGACACATTCATCGCAGGATTCAT GTGGCTGGATAAACTTGGCCTGGCCGCGTATTACGGAACAGAAGTGGTGTTAAGACAAGCCTTTGTAGGAGGACACTATGGACTGCTAGATTATTCTAATGGGGTTTTTAGTGTGAATCCG GATTACTGGCTGACTGTATTATACAAAAACCTAGTTGGACAGATAGTTTTGAGCACAGGGATAAAAGATGAGAAACTCAGGAtctacagtcactgtaccagtagtag GTCTGGTTATGGCCTCGGGGCAATCACATTCTACGCGATGAATCTATACAACACATCCATGAATATGTCCTTCCCCCAGTTTAGAGGTATTGACCTGCATGTTTACGAGCTGACGTCTGGTGACGATACAACCTTGGTGAGCAG GAAGGTGAATCTGAATGGTAAACCGCTGGAGCTGATATCTggacagttacctcccttgccaCCGAAAATTGTCTCATCTGAAGTCCCTCTCCCGCCATTCTCGTTTGCATTTATCGTTGTCCCTAATTCTGGGGCCGCCGCGTGTATGGGAACCTAA